One Vallitalea pronyensis genomic region harbors:
- a CDS encoding alanine-tRNA synthetase second additional domain-containing protein — MAITLLQEALMYSVYFAPRGRKRILNLGHQISQRYLSPLDKLIGFVGDSGAGKSVIIKGMFPGLELTNDDDGVNVRPLPLLDGSDTGFFSSHTYHIDVRFESAFTQMYILADAIKEAVKNGKRVIVEHFELVYPYLNMNAEIIIGIGEEVIVTRPSIFGPCPENVANIVHKSIKYRRMAHTAEDLTGYVLEKEFGFEHCEGHNDVKHGFVLEFDTKPNIDIEALEKKTLALINQNLDICYVDDNHINIGGQEKFECTGPRIHLKNSGEIENFQLVKELKYSPMTKLYALIGIVGYGSPTNVNALNSISYSN, encoded by the coding sequence ATGGCCATTACTTTACTACAAGAAGCTTTAATGTACTCTGTATATTTTGCACCCCGTGGACGTAAGCGGATATTAAATTTAGGGCATCAGATCTCTCAAAGGTATTTAAGTCCATTAGATAAATTAATCGGTTTTGTAGGCGATTCTGGAGCAGGTAAGTCGGTAATTATTAAGGGTATGTTTCCAGGGCTTGAGCTGACCAATGATGACGATGGTGTCAACGTAAGACCATTGCCATTATTAGATGGTTCCGATACAGGATTTTTTAGCAGTCATACGTATCATATAGATGTACGGTTTGAGTCGGCATTCACACAGATGTATATCTTAGCGGATGCCATAAAAGAGGCTGTTAAAAATGGTAAAAGGGTTATTGTGGAGCATTTTGAGTTGGTGTACCCTTATTTGAATATGAATGCTGAGATCATCATTGGTATTGGTGAAGAAGTCATTGTGACAAGGCCAAGTATTTTTGGTCCATGTCCTGAAAACGTTGCTAATATTGTGCATAAATCCATTAAATACAGACGGATGGCCCATACAGCCGAGGACCTTACAGGCTATGTTTTGGAAAAAGAATTTGGATTTGAGCATTGTGAAGGGCATAATGATGTGAAGCACGGATTTGTATTAGAGTTTGATACGAAGCCTAACATTGATATTGAAGCATTGGAAAAGAAAACCTTGGCATTAATTAATCAGAACCTTGACATATGTTATGTGGATGATAATCATATCAACATTGGTGGTCAAGAAAAATTTGAGTGTACGGGTCCAAGGATTCACCTAAAAAATTCAGGAGAAATAGAGAACTTCCAACTGGTTAAAGAACTTAAGTATAGCCCAATGACGAAGTTGTACGCCTTAATTGGCATTGTTGGCTATGGTTCTCCAACCAATGTTAATGCTCTGAACAGTATAAGTTACAGCAATTAA